One genomic window of Desulfurococcus mucosus DSM 2162 includes the following:
- a CDS encoding HAD-IB family phosphatase — MPSGLVVFDCDGVLTENHSSWQVLHEYFGSRDNKYFADLYRRGLISYLDWMKIDIALMIHSWGKPITRVNVEDALSRVKVKPEARRVVEALNEMGYIVAVVSSGIDVLVERVCREVGVDLCFYNKLRFEDGELVPGGEALVPLREKPRVIRSIAENLSIRISDTYYVGDSEWDIDVFRSVGHSIAVEPCGEACRHAEQVVSSLREIPDALRRIHGVGNQFSAGK, encoded by the coding sequence TTGCCGAGTGGATTAGTAGTCTTCGATTGTGACGGGGTCCTCACTGAGAACCATAGCAGCTGGCAGGTGCTCCACGAGTACTTCGGGAGCCGTGACAACAAGTACTTCGCCGACCTCTACAGGAGAGGCTTGATATCTTATCTCGACTGGATGAAGATAGATATAGCGTTAATGATACACTCATGGGGAAAACCCATAACCAGGGTGAACGTTGAAGACGCCTTATCAAGGGTTAAGGTTAAACCTGAGGCCAGGAGAGTGGTTGAAGCACTCAACGAGATGGGCTACATCGTGGCCGTCGTGAGCAGCGGAATAGATGTACTGGTAGAAAGAGTCTGCAGAGAGGTAGGCGTGGATCTATGCTTCTACAACAAGCTGAGGTTCGAGGACGGAGAGCTGGTGCCCGGTGGAGAGGCCCTGGTACCATTGAGGGAGAAGCCTAGAGTTATAAGAAGCATAGCCGAGAACCTTTCCATTAGAATAAGCGACACATACTATGTGGGTGACAGTGAGTGGGATATAGATGTGTTCAGGAGTGTAGGCCACTCCATAGCTGTTGAACCATGCGGGGAGGCATGCAGGCATGCGGAGCAAGTAGTGTCAAGCCTTAGGGAGATACCTGATGCATTAAGGAGGATTCATGGAGTGGGGAATCAATTCAGCGCCGGGAAATAA
- a CDS encoding transcriptional regulator, producing the protein MEGGFETTRERIARLLREVERPLTVDEIISMLQLNATPREVYEDLLHLAKSIHAKSGGSEVLLMEPPRCRKCGYVFKDLGRPRKPSRCPRCKSEWIEPPRFIISRR; encoded by the coding sequence GTGGAGGGCGGGTTTGAAACCACCAGGGAGAGAATAGCCAGGTTGCTGAGGGAAGTGGAGAGGCCGCTGACGGTTGACGAGATAATAAGCATGTTGCAGTTGAATGCGACGCCCAGGGAGGTGTACGAGGATTTGCTGCACCTCGCAAAGAGCATACATGCTAAATCCGGTGGCAGTGAAGTATTGCTTATGGAGCCTCCGCGTTGCAGGAAGTGCGGCTATGTCTTCAAGGATCTTGGAAGACCGAGGAAGCCTTCGAGATGCCCTAGGTGTAAAAGCGAATGGATAGAGCCCCCGCGCTTCATTATTTCCCGGCGCTGA